In the Uranotaenia lowii strain MFRU-FL chromosome 1, ASM2978415v1, whole genome shotgun sequence genome, acaaattaGCAACACTAGcagaaacaaaacattttcatgcaataaacggtttttcaaaaatggcaCTCGATTTGGCACTACCCCCAGAATGTATGAGCTTTTCGGGTTCAACAAACCCCACCAACAGAGACCGGGGAAGAATGCAGGTGTCTCATTCCGAATCTTCCCAACACGCAGGTAACCTGCAAGCTTCTTCTTTAACGCATATAACAAGCCAGAAAGCGATTTTCACCTGTGGTTTTTCTTCGGCACTACTTCTGGACACCCGAGAAGCACTGCTTCTTACGGAGGATAGTTTCGTAGATTGACGACCGGCGACTGCGTCCTCGAAAAAACCGGCCAATTGGCTAAGAACACTGGCCCGAACCCGAAGTACGTTACTATCGTAGTCAACGGTTGATGATGGTGTCGTCGAAGGTTGATTGATTATTGAGTTACCGATTCCTCCCGATGGAGTGCTTCTATTGCTTCCGAAAGAACTCGCAACGTCTCGATTCGAACGCGACCCGGTTTCAACTGACGATGACGATCTATCGGAATCGGCTCCACCAACAGAACGACCAGTCACGGCCACGACGATCTGGTTTCTACCAATACCATCAACACTGCTGCTGGAGGAATTCGCCAGGGAGCTTTGGGCTTCTCCACAACTACCAGTACTCCGATGATTGTTTACGGTGCCCATCAACCCCCTCCGGACCCCACAATCTGCCGCTGTGAAGCCCGGCGGAACCGAAGAatttgacgacgacgacgacgcattTCTTGCGTTTGCGGTGGAATCCCCCCGCAGCTTTCCGGCTGAGCCGGTGGAATTTATGCTCGATCTACCAAACATAAACCTGTTGCTGTTGAGCTTATGCTCTGAGGCTCTCTCAGCAGGCGTGGATTTCCACGATCTTCCCACCCCGCCCGCACACAGTTGAGTTGAGATCGATCGTTTTCTCTCCACTCACAAAACTCCCTCTCTCAGGGACActtgtttattgttgtttttgttgttctggTTTCGTTAGTAAATAAACTGTCAATCGATGAGCTTCCGtcaaaattctaacttttaagGTTTTTTAACATAACAAATCTCCGTTCGAGTTTTACACATTCCGAATCAGAAGTCTGATTGTCTTCATCTGCACACCTGAAAACTGTTGAaccaacaaatacaaaaaaaaaggtgtaaACAAAACTCACAAAATGTATCACGTGCTCTCTCGAGAGCTTTCGCTCTTTTTCGCTTTTCTTCCTTGAAAGATCATCAAACTCAGagatttttaaagctttcaTCAAAGAGGGTGAACTGGCTGCGGATCAATCATAGCCCTAACTcaagtatttcaaaaatattattccattggatgaattaaaattgataaggAATGAACACACttcccctatttttttaagGTACCTTAGCAGCTAAATTGTTCTAGCTTTAAGGGAGGTATTTATGTATGTCCTAAATTTTTTCTTCGTTATTTCAAACGATTCGAACCACTTTAATAATGATGTCCGGAGGCAGAGCTTTTGCTTCCCACTCTTGctcttgaaatatttaaaatgtctcTCGCTCGCTCCCACCCAGATTCGGCAAGCGAGAGAGTTTCGTTCGGTTCAAGCATAATTAAAGCGCCTTAAAGTAGACTATCAAATTTTGACACAAAGCTTCAGCAATAACCTATCGTATATTTTGTCCATGTTGAGTGCATACAcgcagcgttgccacatttaaatctgtattttcgagcaaaaaaatctttttaatctgtataaaatcttagaaatctgtattgaaatctgtatcaaaaattttcattccggATACTTACGCTGAACTACGGTGACCTGTTTTATAAAGCATAGCGCACTCATTTGGACTACGCTTCTCATTAATGCGGGCTACTATTTGTGCGACTTGCCAAACCCGTGTTAAACCTGACATTTGGTTATACGCGATCCGTTTTTGGTTTAACTTTGTCCGATTTATGGTAACGGACAAAATACATGTCCGCTATATGTGAAATAAACCGAGAAATGTTCTGctataatttgaaagttttgttatactaaaatttttgtatagcagtttatgaaaatcactcGATGATAGTTgtggtaatgttttgttttacatttattttgtaCGATCATCATCAATAGTTTCGGTGGAAGGggttattttcgaaaaaaactgccgtataccgtcaaacggggcatcatgcaacagcggggttcgatgcaacatatatataacactacattgaatcaatttttagtttaatgtattgtaataaagttatcttttaatgataacaaaatgatgatgacataatttctcgtatcttaagctagttgtcttaagttttttatttttatgtaaaatttgaaaaatcgagcaataaaagTACAAagacccagtatgacggatcggcttgataaaattatctacaaactttttacaggtttcctcatgttgcACCatcattgttggtgtaaaaatatttttcgaccaATCacccattttttaaaaataaatatttttaaaattcagtaaggtgtctggggtaaaatgcaacaaaatgcaaatcgaaaaaataccttgtaaatctcgtttccatgtgctggaatatgaatgttttgcatcacgcgtttgtaaacattcaaatttcattcatccaaacatttatttttatgatttcaccttgtagaatttttcgtagtattatttaacccctaaatgtatgcagcatccttattttcagaaaaaaatgtgaaaatttgtttttacagactcaaaaactactgcaattggtgttgtcaagcgtaatggtctttaaggcatcgcaaatatattaaaaactatgaattttcgtacgtgtacataagatttttcattaaaaacaaagtttgttgcaagttaccccattttctaagaagtgtgaaaatcgcatgtttttagaaaattaaaaataattgaaaaaaccaataatttttttaactacgccaatttgatgccccagcatcctttaaacttttgatgcataaaggatacgattaactgtgaacataagttttttagaagccattgaagttgaaaattgttgcatgttgccccagttgacggtatctgTGATTTATTGTGATCAGTCCAGAAGTTTCAAACCTTATAAAGGACACACAGATTTACGTCTGTGTGCCGTTTGCTTGACTGAACTTTTAAAATAGATTCACTTTACGTATAACTGAGCCAATTTTCGATTCTTAAcgttttttcatttgttgaatcgATTAATAGAAAGCATATTTCCATATGCGTCATTCCGACATGTTAAGTCgattgattttcgatttgataGAACCAGAGAGCCAGAAAAAACTGGCTCACGCGATGGGAGACGTcgagttgccagggggttgttTGCAAGCATGATAATTGATGGCTGATTGAATAATCAAAGTTGATTATTATTGATCGACTCGAAgtataatcaaaatatcttggaaaatcccagattttcagaaaatctgtatgaaatctgtataaatttccaattatctgcaatctgtatatacagattctgtgtttgaaaatttcaaaaaaatctgtatacttacagaaaaatctgtatatgtggtaacgctgcaTACACGTGTTCTGTATGatctgttttgaaaacaaaacgattttgaatcatccttgaaaaaaaaacagcagtgtTTTGGATAGTGAGTAGGCTGTGGCTGAGCGAAGAGGACGCGTTTTTTCTGTCATCAATAAATTGAAGCAAATTTCAAAGTCCCGAAAATTGACTGAGATTTTGTAATTTAAACAATCAAGCAACGGAACGAAACTGTTGGATAGAAAACTGCCCCCTAAGCTTGCAACAGCTTTACCGGCGAGCCGCGGACTTCTCTACATCTAGGATTGGCGTTTTGTTTGGCATTCTTGGTGAGCCCCTTCctttattttacttttccatgtttgtcAGAGTTTTAGCTCTACTGGGGCCGTGAGAACGGGGATATTTTATAGATTAAACACAAACACGCTGCGAAgggatgaaaacgagatttgcagagaggcgcttgactggaatccagatgggcatcgaagaagaggcaggcccataagctcgtggcggcgtagtctagccgctgaaatccacacagttgacgagaaccttggctggcagcaagtgaagacgctggctccggatcgccagcagtggagatcttttatctcagccctatgcgtcggtcaatcggcgccggaccctagGTAAGTAAACACAAATTCCCACTCCATTTAAGttctgttcaaattttaatttaaaaatgttcaatagtTTCTTCAGATAGGACGATTTTAATTTACTGTTCATCACTAATTTCTTTTAAACCTTCCGCGAAATGCGTTTTGCGTTACTCAGGGCAGCTTATATCGCTAGAGATCAGATGAACAAACAAGCTTTTGAAACGCACAGCAACATTTATCCCAGACTACAAACTTGGAATTGAATTTGGAAGAAGTTTTATCTTTACTTAACCACATCTTTTATGAATCTTTCTTGCTCGTTTCAAAATGGGGTTTAAAGTTCGATAATTTAACATTGCTgcgatttaatttttattaagagtTATTCTGCATAAGGATTGAATTTGATTGTTGTGAAAAGTGATCGTGAATCAGCTGACGTTCTGTTGTTGCGTCTATTTTTTGAGGATGCTGTGCCAACCACGTGAGTGAATCACCCAAAACAAAACAGTCCACTCGACTTAGTTAAACGAGCTCGATTTTCTCgtagtgagtgaaatgtgtgaGGTGCAAATCACAAATCCTATGCATTAACACACCGGCTAGCTGCCGGGGGTAAAATGGTGCCGGTCTGCCTCGTTGCGTGTCCGTTTATAAATGGAACAGAGTCGGATGCCTTTACGGTACGGTATGCTGATGATGTGACGCCAAGAATAGCCACCATCaatcggttgtttttgttttcgtcgGCTTCGTTAGaaaagttattgttttttttttgtaacatttaataaaacagaaaagccaattttaacaattttaactgttttgacaattttatccattttgacaattttatccattttgacaattttatccattttgacaaatttgacaattttgacaaattttgacaattttgacgattttgacaattttgacaatgttgaacattttgacaattttgacaattgtgaaaaatttgacaattttgacaattttaccattttgaaaaatttgacaatcttgacaattttgacaaagttaacaattttagcaattttcacaacttttacaatttggaaaattttgacaattttgacaattttgacaattttgagaattttgacaattttgacaatttcgacaatttcgacaattttgacgattttgacaattttgacgatttttgaccattttgacaatttcgataattttgtcaattttgaaaattttgtcaattttgaaaattttgtcaattttaacaattttgacaactttgacaattttgacaattttgacaattttgacaattttgacaattttgacaattttgacaattttgacaattttgacaattttgaccatttcgacaattttgacaattttggcaattttgacatttatgacaattttgacaactttgatatttttaaatcttgacaattttgacaattttgccaattttgctaatttttacaattttgataattttgacaattttgccaattttgataattttgaaaattttgactattttgacatttttgacaactttgacaattttgacaaatttgacaatttttgacaattttgacaattttgataattttgacaattttgacaattttgacaattttgacaattttgacaattttgacaattttgacaattttgacaattttgacaattttgacaattttgacaattttgacaattttgacaactttgacaattttgacaattttgacattttttgacaattttgacaattttgacaactttgataattttgacaaatttgacaaatttgacaattttttcaatgttgtcaattttgacaattttgacaattttgaaaattttgtcaattttgacaattttgacaattctgacaattttgacaattttgacaatttagacaattttgacaattttgacaatttttacaaatttttacaaatttttacaaatttttacaattttcacaatttttacaattttgacaatttcgactattttgacaatttggacaattttggcaattttgacatttttgacaattttaacaattttgacaattttgacaattttgacaattttgacaattgtgacaattttgacaattttgacagttttgacaattttaccattttgacaattttgacaattttgacaattttgacaattttgacaattttgacaagtttgacaattttgacaagtttgacaattttgacaattttgacaattttgacaattttgacaattttgacaattttgacaatttgacaatttgacaattttgacaattttgacaatttttacaacttttccaatttttacaatttttacaattttgacaattttgacattttcgacaattttgacaattttgacaattttgacaattttgaaaattttgaaaattttgacaattttgacaatctcgataatttcgacaattttgacaattttgacgattttgacaattttgacaattttgacaatttcgacaattttgacaattttgacaattttgacaatttttacaatttttacaattttgacacttttgacaattttgacaattttgacaattttgacaattttgaaaattttgacaatttcaacaatttcaacaattttgacaattttgacaatattgaagattttgacaattttgacaccttcgacaattttgacaattttgacaatttggacaattttggcaattttgacaattttgacaattttgacaatttgacaattttgacaattttgacaattttgacaattttgacaattttgacaattttgataattttgacaagtttgacaagtttgacaattttgacaattttgacaattttgacaattttgacaattttgacaatttggcaattttgacaacttgtacaattttgacaattttaacaattttgacaatttcgacaatttcgacaatttcgacaattttgacaatttcaacaattttgactactttgacaattttgacaattttgacaattttgacaattttaacaattttgacaattttgaaaattttgaaaattttgacaattttgacattattgacaattttgacaattttgacaattttgacaattttgccagttttgacaatttcgacaattttgacaattttgacagatttgacaattttgacaattttctcaatttggtcaattttgacaattttggaaattttgacaattttgacaactttgacaattttgagaattttgacaattttgaaaattaggcaaattttaacaattttgtcaattttgacaattttgacaattttgacaattttaacgattttgacaattttggccattttgacaattttgacaattttgactgttttgacaattttgacttttttgacaattttgacaattttgacaatttcgacaattttgacaattttgacaattttgaccattttgacaattttgacaattttgacagttttgacaattttgacttttttgacaattttgacaattttgacaatttcgacaatttcgacaatttcgacaatttcgacaatttcgacaatttcgacaatttcgacagtttcgacttttttgacaattttgacaattttgacaattttgacaattttgacaattttgacaattttgacagttttgacatatttaccattttcaatattttaaatatttaagaagCATCTAAGAAAAAATTTCGCTGAAAAACCGATGAAAGATCGTGGCTTCgatcttataaggcaaaaaagttagtAGCTGGTGAatagaggtatgtcttttggcatcgaAAAACAATCATCACAACACACAACAAGGCATCACTTCTAGTGCCTAGCGAAGTTCGGATTGAAAAGAAGTCATGCTATAATTCTATGGGCACCAGCAGTGTTgccagttgaattgattgtttttcaatgccgaaAGCATACCCTtattctgataatttttttttgccatattagaaACGAAGTCACGCTCTAAGACAAAGTTTTTCAGCGGGAAATTTCTTTGAAAGAATTTACAAATTCGCCCgatagcaggctcggttccacagaaaaaaaacaaagacgattttgatttttccgaactaaatattcaattttctcgtACGAaccttaaagttaaaaatttactcgtgTTAACGTTCCCTAAAATTTCTGCAACAAAATCGTGGTTGAGTTTGGATCCAAAACGAAGGTTCTTATACTGAAAGATTTGACAGATTCAAAAAAGACCCCAAATCGGCTCAGTATACAAATatgatagagaaaaaaaagagagagacAAGCTGAAAAATATAGGTGAAAacttcaagtgagttgagagttTTAAGCGAGTCCGGTAGACAATAATagatatatttttgaaagttcGTAAACGTATTTGAGCTGTTCTCTCGACTTTCCACTTTTCTAGTTCCAagagctgtcctctcgactctcTTAAAATTCCTTAACCTCAACTTAACTGAAGTACAGAAAACCGAAATTAAATAGCTAATATTGACATGTTAAATATCTTTACCACATTccactttattttatttatcgagaAAATTAGTAATCTGAACTACTAGAAATCGATGAGttagaatttgatgttttttaggagtacctacattttt is a window encoding:
- the LOC129738298 gene encoding muscle-specific protein 300 kDa-like; the protein is MFGRSSINSTGSAGKLRGDSTANARNASSSSSNSSVPPGFTAADCGVRRGLMGTVNNHRSTGSCGEAQSSLANSSSSSVDGIGRNQIVVAVTGRSVGGADSDRSSSSVETGSRSNRDVASSFGSNRSTPSGGIGNSIINQPSTTPSSTVDYDSNVLRVRASVLSQLAGFFEDAVAGRQSTKLSSVRSSASRVSRSSAEEKPQGAHHQYYQELTAQQHPREYEDPEDEEAEMEAERDLAEDAQWKRIQQNTFTRWANEHLKIIDRNIANLETDLSDGLKLIALIEVLSQKRMNKHNKRPTFRSQKLENVSVALKFLENEGIKIVNIDVDGPRAK